In Ananas comosus cultivar F153 linkage group 10, ASM154086v1, whole genome shotgun sequence, the sequence TCGCGAAAACTTATTTTCATGAACAAcatacttttcaaatttttttttttacttgcaaaataaaaaaaaattaaaaagttttctCTTCAAAAACTCAAACGGacaaaaatacttattttctgCAAGATTAAACACTCCACGAAGATGGTGGAGATGGGTAGAGAATAGAGATGTGATTTAAACATGCACTGAACACGTGCTTCGCGCGTGTAGATTGAGATCCTGAGCCGAGGCGAGGGGCGAACGCGAAGAAGCCAAATTCCCGTGATCATGGCGTCTTCCacccatcctcctcctcctccacctgctTCTTCGTCGCTGTCTCCTCCGGAGGTACCCATGGCGCTCCACGCCCACAACCGCGACAAGCTCCTCCGCGCCCTCCGCGATCGCCTCGCCGCCGCTTCTCGCCCCCTCCGCGGACTCGTCCTTCTTCAGGTAACTACCATCCCCCGCTCCCTCTCCGAATCCGATCCCTAATCCGCAATCGAACTCGCCGTTTCCGAATCCGTGGTTCTTCGCAGGGAGGCGAGGAGAAGACGAGGTATTGCACGGATCATGCGGAGCTCTTCAGGTTTTTTCCTGCGCCTTTTTTCTCGTTATTTTGAATCCCTTTCTCTCCCAGTGGAACAGATCCGTAGGGTTTTGGTTGGAAAGTTATGTAATTGGTTTGTCCGAATTAGTAGTTTTTTCACTTCAAATTCGTCGCTTGTTTGTTGTGGTCTAGTGTGTTCATGTCGAGATTGATGAATTatctgggtttttttttttcatgttgtACATTTTGGTGAGTGAATGGTTACCACTTTGTAGACGAAATGGTCCTATAGAACGTAGTTATTAACTCATAGCTATTTGGATTTAACTTGGTGAATTGACTTGTAGAAATTTCATTGAAAAGAAAAGCTAGTAATTACAGGTTCACATACTTTGAAGAATTTTCGGTTGCTTGATTACTAAAGTTTGCAGATTTGTTGTTGGCTTGCGGGCAAGCTGATTAACTGAAGATATATGGAATCAGCTTATAATGCCCTGAGAAGAACACTTTCGTCGCATATGTGATGTTATTTATATTATTCCTTCTGTTGTATGTCAAAACTTGCTTTCTAATTCTCATCCTGTGAAATTGTAGGCAAGAGAGttattttgcttatttatttggGGTAAGAGAGCCAGGTTTTTATGGGGCCGTCGTAAGTTTTGCTCTCCATGCTTCCGTTCTTTGTTGTTCAGTATCTTTTATGTCATTGATCTTGTATCTTTCCTCCCCCTCAATTTTAGCTAGTATGATCTTTCTTTTTCCTGAAGGACATTGCCTCTGGACAATCTCTTTTGTTTGCTCCAAGGTTACCTTCTGATTATGCTGTTTGGTTGGGGGAGATAAAACCTTTGTCCTACTTCAAGGTGATttatttgtgaaaaataaataaatgcgaCACTAACTATTCCCTTATTTATTGTCATACAAAAATGCTTCATGTTTCGTATTGGAATCTCCAGGAAAGATACAAGGTCGACATGGTTTTCTATGTTGATGAGATTGCACATGTGCTACATGATCGTTTCAAGGAATCAGGAaaacctcttctttttcttttatatggGATGAACACAGATAGCAACAACTTCTCAAAGCCTGCTGGATTTGAGGTATCTGTAGCTTGATGTTGAGTCCTTTACCctggtcataaatgaataactaaaaacttaaatatgCTCCTCTTGGATATCCTTGGTTGTTTTAAATACTTGGTGATGATCTTTTGGCAATTGAGCTTGTTCTTTCAGCTGCTTCAATCTATTCTATCGGTACTTGATACACTTACTAATTGCTTTTATTTCTTGTGTTGTAGGGGATAGAGAATTTTGAGACTGATCTAACAATCCTTCATCCTATTTTGACTGAATGTCGCATTTTTAAATCTGAAATGGAGCTAGCCCTTATTCAATATGCCAACGATGTCAGCTCAGAAGCACATGTCGAGGTAATTATATATTCTTCTTTTATCTCAGCTTATTTGTCTGATTCAGTTGCACCTCTCatcttgtgaatttttttttccttcccttttCACTACTTTCTTATCACACTAAGGGAAATATGTTGGTTGCATGTTATGGAAGttgatttttaaaaacaatAACTTCATTTCAGGCTCTGATTCAGATCTCATATGTTTTTCAGGTGATGAGAAGAACAAAAGCGGGAATGAAAGAATATCAGTTGGAAAGCATCTTCCTTCATCACATCTATATGTATGGTGGCTGCAGGCATTGCTCCTATACATGTATATGTGCTACTGGTGAAAACAGGTGTTTTTCCTCCTTGTGCATGGAACTTAAAatgatgctattgatagctCAAAAAGGAATTTTCTCATTTAGCTGTGCTTTTCATGTATTATACAGTTGTTCTGTCATAAATTGACGTTTGTTGAAAGAGTAACATCTTAAACAGCGAccttgaaaaaaattttaaaaaaaaacttactaaAAAGTGGGACTCCCAAATGGCTTACAAATGAGCTTCATAGCAAATTGGAAAATCTTTTTCGGAAAGCCGTATCCTGAGAAACATATTGATGCCTATGGTCCATGTTAGACTGTATCTGTAAACGGATTACTTGATCGAGTTGTTGGTTGTTTTAGCAGGTCTTGCATTTGAATCCGAAAAGCCCTATTCTTAATTGATTTTGAAAACCAACCTACTTTTCTTGAACTCCACATGCCAGCTTTGATTCTACAAATTTCCCTTTCCTTTTATATTTCTTAAAGACATGGTAATTTATTTTGTACTACAGAACTAcatattaatttgtatattGAACTGCATGACGTGTTTGATGTGTCGATTCTTGAAAAATTATGCCATCATTATTATATTGTTCTGTCATACCCCTATTGATGAAACCTTGCTGCTAATCAATGTTTAACTTTGTTGTATCTCGGTTGGTGTTAGTTACAATATTAAGTAATATCTATTTATATGACTTGCTTTGCAGCGCTGTTCTTCATTATGGCCATGCGGCTGCTCCAAATGATAGGGTGtgcttctttctttttgtatttgCACTAATATCTTTATTCACAACTAATTGTTATACTTTACATGTTGTTCATCCAATATATCGAAAGAAACATTTATACATGGACATTGAGATGGCAATTGGGTTGCTGCTTGGATATAGGTAGCAACTTAAAAGATAATGCAACTAAAGAGTTAAAAAGAAATAGGAAAAATTCTTTGAAAAACTATTGAATGATGTTCAGGGTCGGCAAAGCTTTCgggttatttaattttttgccattttgGTTTGCTTTGCACCATGATTATCGTAACCATGTATTTGTTTTTCAGACCTTGAAGGATGGAGATATGGCATTATTCGATATGGGAGCTGAATATAACTTCTATGGTTCAGATATAACATGTTCCTTTCCTGTGAGTAACGTAACATTTTATCTGTTCCTTTTTATTAGATGAAGCATCAATTCAAGTTCCCTGATGATGCGGTTATTAGGTTCCTTTGGAAAAATAAATTACTTGCAATGTGCTATTTATGTCTTTTACACAACTATAACTGTCATTTACTGTAAAGCATAGTAGTTGGTGATTCCTAGTTCAACTGTTATGCTTTACCCTTGTGCAGAAGCAACAAAATGCTATTATTTGAGCAGGATTATTTCTTTTTAGGTTAATGGAAAATTCACC encodes:
- the LOC109716573 gene encoding xaa-Pro dipeptidase isoform X2; this encodes MASSTHPPPPPPASSSLSPPEVPMALHAHNRDKLLRALRDRLAAASRPLRGLVLLQGGEEKTRYCTDHAELFRQESYFAYLFGDIASGQSLLFAPRLPSDYAVWLGEIKPLSYFKERYKVDMVFYVDEIAHVLHDRFKESGKPLLFLLYGMNTDSNNFSKPAGFEGIENFETDLTILHPILTECRIFKSEMELALIQYANDVSSEAHVEVMRRTKAGMKEYQLESIFLHHIYMYGGCRHCSYTCICATGENSAVLHYGHAAAPNDRTLKDGDMALFDMGAEYNFYGSDITCSFPVNGKFTKDQLIVYNAVLKAHNAVISSMRPGVSWIDMHKLAEETILESLKKEGLILGDVDEMMAARLGAVFMPHGLGHFLGIDTHDPGGYAKGMERPKEPGLSALRTVRELQEGMVITVEPGCYFIDALLGPAMQDSVTSKFFNLKEVERHKNFGGVRIESDVYVTADGCKNLTKCPREPWEIEAVMAGAPWPGCGSINKATANGIF
- the LOC109716573 gene encoding xaa-Pro dipeptidase isoform X1 translates to MASSTHPPPPPPASSSLSPPEVPMALHAHNRDKLLRALRDRLAAASRPLRGLVLLQGGEEKTRYCTDHAELFRQESYFAYLFGVREPGFYGAVDIASGQSLLFAPRLPSDYAVWLGEIKPLSYFKERYKVDMVFYVDEIAHVLHDRFKESGKPLLFLLYGMNTDSNNFSKPAGFEGIENFETDLTILHPILTECRIFKSEMELALIQYANDVSSEAHVEVMRRTKAGMKEYQLESIFLHHIYMYGGCRHCSYTCICATGENSAVLHYGHAAAPNDRTLKDGDMALFDMGAEYNFYGSDITCSFPVNGKFTKDQLIVYNAVLKAHNAVISSMRPGVSWIDMHKLAEETILESLKKEGLILGDVDEMMAARLGAVFMPHGLGHFLGIDTHDPGGYAKGMERPKEPGLSALRTVRELQEGMVITVEPGCYFIDALLGPAMQDSVTSKFFNLKEVERHKNFGGVRIESDVYVTADGCKNLTKCPREPWEIEAVMAGAPWPGCGSINKATANGIF